A portion of the Symphalangus syndactylus isolate Jambi chromosome 13, NHGRI_mSymSyn1-v2.1_pri, whole genome shotgun sequence genome contains these proteins:
- the FPR3 gene encoding N-formyl peptide receptor 3 — protein sequence METDFSVPLNESKEVLPEPAGHTVLWIFSLLVHGVTFVFGVLGNGLVIWVAGFRMTRTVSTICYLNLALADFSFSAVLPFRMVSVAMREKWPFGSFLCKLVHGMIDINLFVSVYLITIIALDRCICVLHPAWAQKHRTMSLAKRVIMGLWILAIVLTLPNFIFWTTISTENGDTYCILNFPLWGDTVVERLNMFITMAKVFLTLNFIIGFSMPMSIITVCYGIITAKIHRKRMIKSSHPLRVFAAVVASFFICWFPYELIGILMAVWLKEMLLNGKYKIILVLVHPTSSLAFFNSCLNPILYVFMGRNFQERLIRSLPTSLERALTEVPDSAQTSNTDTNSASPPEETELQAM from the coding sequence ATGGAAACCGACTTCTCCGTTCCTCTGAATGAATCTAAGGAGGTGCTCCCTGAGCCTGCTGGCCACACCGTTCTGTGGATCTTCTCATTGCTAGTCCACGGAGTCACCTTTGTCTTCGGGGTCCTGGGCAACGGGCTTGTGATCTGGGTGGCCGGATTCCGGATGACACGCACAGTAAGCACCATCTGTTACCTGAACCTGGCCCTAGCTGACTTCTCTTTCAGTGCCGTCCTACCATTCCGAATGGTCTCAGTCGCCATGAGAGAAAAATGGCCTTTTGGCTCATTCCTATGTAAGTTAGTTCATGGCATGATAGACATCAACCTGTTTGTCAGTGTCTACCTGATCACCATCATTGCTCTGGACCGCTGTATTTGTGtcctgcatccagcctgggcccAGAAGCATCGCACCATGAGTCTGGCCAAGAGGGTGATCATGGGACTCTGGATTCTCGCCATAGTCCTTACCTTACCAAATTTCATCTTCTGGACTACAATAAGTACTGAGAACGGGGACACATACTGTATTTTAAACTTTCCACTCTGGGGTGACACTGTTGTAGAGAGGTTGAACATGTTCATTACCATGGCCAAGGTCTTTCTGACCCTCAACTTCATTATTGGCTTCAGCATGCCTATGTCCATCATCACAGTCTGCTATGGGATCATCACTGCCAAAATTCACAGAAAGCGCATGATTAAATCCAGCCATCCCTTACGTGTCTTTGCTGCTGTGGTGGCTTCTTTCTTCATCTGTTGGTTCCCTTATGAACTAATTGGCATTCTAATGGCAGTCTGGCTCAAAGAGATGTTGTTAAATGGCAAATACAAAATCATTCTTGTCCTGGTTCACCCAACAAGCTCCTTGGCCTTTTTTAACAGCTGCCTCAACCCAATTCTCTACGTCTTTATGGGTCGTAACTTCCAAGAAAGACTGATTCGCTCCTTGCCCACTAGTTTGGAGAGGGCCCTGACTGAGGTCCCTGACTCAGCCCAGACCAGCAACACAGACACCAATTCTGCTTCACCTCCTGAGGAGACGGAGTTACAAGCAATGTGA